One window of Thalassovita mediterranea genomic DNA carries:
- a CDS encoding cupin domain-containing protein, protein MSALSGDLGANEIIRLLGLKPHPEGGHYAEMYRSEGEGRAACTTIYYLLQADEVSAWHRVDADEVWAWHAGGPLALTLSPPDGVGATPHKLGPDLRAGQRPQLVVPKDHWQTAETLGAWTLVSCFVAPGFDFAGFEMAPENWRPKV, encoded by the coding sequence ATGTCGGCGCTGTCCGGCGACCTTGGCGCCAATGAGATCATCCGTCTTCTCGGCCTGAAGCCGCACCCTGAAGGCGGCCACTATGCAGAGATGTACCGCTCTGAAGGCGAGGGGCGCGCTGCGTGCACCACGATCTATTACCTGCTGCAGGCGGACGAAGTTTCGGCCTGGCACCGCGTCGATGCAGACGAGGTCTGGGCCTGGCATGCGGGCGGCCCGCTAGCGCTGACGCTGTCCCCGCCGGACGGCGTCGGTGCGACACCTCACAAGCTCGGCCCTGACCTTCGCGCAGGCCAGCGCCCGCAACTCGTTGTGCCGAAGGATCACTGGCAGACTGCCGAAACGCTCGGCGCGTGGACGCTGGTCAGTTGTTTTGTCGCGCCGGGCTTCGACTTTGCAGGCTTCGAAATGGCACCGGAGAACTGGCGCCCGAAGGTCTAG
- a CDS encoding homoserine O-acetyltransferase, translating into MPDNAPPQTSALRVLSLPEPLKLDCGETLDHVEIAYESWGEPNADRSNVILICHALTGDQFAASKNPVTGRPAWWPRVIGPGLAIDTDRYYVIATNVLGGCMGTTGPASKAPDGKPYGTRFPVITIGDMVRAQRAFIAALGIDSLFSVIGGSMGGMQALEWAAQAPEQVFTSVPIATSARHSAQNIAFYEVGRQAIMADPDWCEGNYLADAKRPSRGLAIARMAAHITYVSESALKRKFDRGLQDREKTSFSFDADFQVESYLRYQGHSFVDRFDANSYLYVTRAMDYFDLSSRSEGRLADVFRDTPVRFCVFSFSSDWHYPPEANREITRALIAAGAEVSYLDIQSDKGHDAFLLEEPIYEKALAGFLSASAELRGI; encoded by the coding sequence ATGCCGGACAACGCCCCGCCCCAGACCAGCGCCCTTCGCGTGCTCTCCCTGCCAGAGCCGCTGAAGCTCGATTGCGGTGAGACGCTGGATCATGTCGAGATCGCCTATGAAAGCTGGGGCGAGCCGAATGCGGACCGCTCCAATGTGATCCTGATCTGCCACGCGCTGACGGGAGATCAGTTCGCGGCGTCGAAGAACCCGGTCACAGGCAGGCCTGCCTGGTGGCCACGCGTCATCGGTCCGGGCCTCGCCATTGATACGGACCGCTATTACGTCATCGCGACCAATGTCTTGGGCGGCTGTATGGGCACAACGGGGCCGGCCTCAAAAGCGCCGGACGGCAAGCCCTATGGCACGCGCTTTCCGGTCATCACGATTGGCGACATGGTGCGCGCCCAGCGCGCCTTTATTGCCGCGCTCGGTATCGACAGCCTGTTCTCGGTGATTGGCGGCTCCATGGGCGGCATGCAGGCACTGGAATGGGCTGCGCAGGCGCCGGAGCAGGTGTTTACCTCTGTGCCTATCGCCACGTCAGCCCGTCATTCCGCCCAGAATATCGCCTTCTATGAGGTCGGGCGTCAGGCCATCATGGCGGACCCGGACTGGTGCGAGGGCAATTATCTCGCGGACGCCAAGCGCCCGTCGCGTGGGCTCGCCATCGCCCGCATGGCGGCGCACATCACCTATGTTTCCGAGAGCGCGCTTAAGCGGAAATTCGACCGCGGCCTGCAGGACCGCGAGAAGACCAGCTTCAGTTTCGACGCAGATTTTCAGGTCGAATCCTATCTGCGCTATCAGGGCCATTCCTTCGTCGACCGGTTCGATGCCAACTCATATCTCTATGTGACGCGCGCCATGGACTATTTCGACCTGTCGTCGCGCAGTGAGGGACGGCTGGCGGATGTTTTCAGGGACACGCCAGTCCGCTTTTGCGTCTTCTCGTTCTCGTCCGATTGGCATTATCCGCCAGAGGCAAACCGCGAGATTACCCGCGCCCTGATCGCGGCAGGCGCTGAGGTCAGCTATCTCGATATCCAGTCAGACAAGGGCCACGACGCCTTCCTGCTGGAAGAGCCGATCTATGAAAAAGCGCTAGCTGGTTTCCTGTCGGCGAGCGCTGAGTTGAGGGGCATCTAG
- a CDS encoding hydroxymethylglutaryl-CoA lyase, whose protein sequence is MTRRIDIVEVGPRDGLQNDPGNLTTQQKLEFIARLEEAGVRRMESGSFVSPKAVPKMADSTEVFAGLDRSKPTRHIALALNEKGVRRAIDAKADEINFVLVAGEGFGKRNQGMSPSESADMLMQCAPLIHEAGIPLSATISVAFGDPYDGEVDPLVVGNLAARAQRAGVGELALGDTIGVATPWQVRSLIERVSMEAPDVFLRMHFHDTRGAALANVAAAVDAGVDVIDASCGGIGGCPFAPAATGNVATEDVVYMLERAGFETGLDLGKLIETAKWLETVLGHEVSSSLSKAGGFPA, encoded by the coding sequence ATGACAAGACGTATCGATATAGTTGAGGTCGGCCCACGCGACGGCCTGCAGAACGATCCCGGCAATCTGACCACGCAGCAAAAGCTCGAATTCATCGCCCGGCTGGAAGAGGCTGGCGTCAGGCGTATGGAGTCGGGCAGCTTCGTCTCGCCAAAAGCCGTCCCCAAAATGGCGGATTCGACAGAGGTCTTTGCTGGCCTGGACCGGTCGAAGCCAACCCGTCACATCGCGCTTGCCCTCAATGAGAAAGGCGTTCGCCGCGCCATCGACGCGAAAGCCGACGAGATCAATTTCGTGCTGGTCGCCGGTGAAGGCTTTGGCAAGCGCAATCAGGGCATGAGCCCGTCTGAAAGCGCCGACATGCTAATGCAGTGCGCGCCGCTCATCCATGAGGCAGGCATTCCGCTTTCAGCCACCATCTCCGTGGCTTTCGGTGACCCCTATGACGGCGAAGTCGACCCGCTGGTCGTCGGCAACCTCGCGGCCCGCGCGCAACGCGCTGGCGTTGGCGAGCTTGCCCTTGGCGACACGATCGGGGTCGCAACGCCCTGGCAGGTGAGGTCACTGATCGAACGGGTCAGCATGGAAGCGCCGGACGTCTTCCTGCGCATGCACTTCCACGACACGCGCGGCGCGGCGCTTGCCAATGTGGCGGCTGCCGTCGATGCCGGTGTCGATGTCATTGATGCAAGCTGCGGCGGGATTGGCGGCTGTCCATTCGCACCGGCGGCGACTGGCAATGTCGCCACCGAAGATGTCGTCTACATGCTGGAGCGCGCAGGGTTCGAGACAGGCCTCGACCTCGGCAAGCTGATCGAGACCGCGAAATGGCTGGAAACGGTGCTCGGCCATGAGGTGAGTTCCAGCTTGAGCAAGGCGGGTGGTTTTCCGGCTTGA
- a CDS encoding methionine biosynthesis protein MetW, which translates to MVEQRTVRPDHEAIAGRVRQGARVLDVGCGDGALLDLLKSTRGVDARGLELSSETAGIALARGLSVIQGDADSDLELFPDDSFDVAILSQAVQQMRRPARVLGELARIAPEVIVSFRNYGLWSRRLTLIRQGRMPAPGLAHEEGVLLPVTALDMIELAGRLGLTCVAMAPVRGSAVGEFRNKGLGRLNWGADEVILHLKRI; encoded by the coding sequence GTGGTTGAGCAACGGACAGTTCGCCCGGACCATGAGGCCATTGCTGGGCGCGTGCGCCAGGGCGCGCGCGTGCTGGACGTTGGCTGCGGCGACGGCGCGCTTCTCGATCTTCTGAAGTCGACGCGCGGTGTCGATGCGCGCGGACTCGAGCTTTCGAGTGAGACCGCAGGCATTGCACTTGCGCGCGGTCTGTCTGTCATTCAGGGCGACGCCGACAGCGATCTTGAGCTCTTCCCTGATGACAGCTTCGACGTCGCGATCCTGTCCCAGGCTGTCCAGCAGATGCGCCGCCCAGCCCGCGTGCTGGGCGAGCTTGCTCGAATCGCGCCCGAAGTGATCGTATCGTTCCGCAATTACGGTCTATGGAGCCGCCGCCTGACCCTCATCCGTCAGGGACGGATGCCTGCGCCGGGTCTCGCGCATGAAGAAGGTGTACTGCTGCCAGTTACGGCGCTCGACATGATCGAGCTTGCAGGCCGCCTTGGCCTTACCTGCGTTGCGATGGCGCCTGTGCGCGGCAGCGCGGTTGGCGAGTTCCGCAACAAGGGGCTGGGGCGCCTCAACTGGGGCGCCGACGAGGTTATCCTGCACCTGAAGCGGATATGA
- a CDS encoding P-II family nitrogen regulator — MKLITAIFKPSRLDAVIDALSEAGVAGLTVSEVRGYGRQQGKTEVYRGAEYEVRLLPKVKVEVACASGDVDRLVEAVISAANTGTIGDGKIFVSGLDSVTRIRTGEKNEQALSG; from the coding sequence ATGAAACTTATTACCGCGATCTTCAAACCAAGCAGGCTCGACGCCGTTATCGACGCGCTGAGCGAAGCTGGCGTTGCCGGTCTGACAGTCTCCGAAGTGCGGGGCTACGGTCGCCAGCAAGGCAAGACCGAAGTCTATCGCGGCGCTGAGTACGAAGTCCGCCTCCTGCCAAAGGTCAAAGTCGAAGTGGCCTGCGCGAGCGGCGACGTCGACCGTCTGGTCGAAGCTGTCATCAGCGCGGCAAACACCGGCACGATCGGCGACGGCAAGATCTTCGTTTCCGGCCTCGATAGCGTGACGCGCATCCGCACTGGCGAGAAAAACGAACAGGCGCTCAGCGGCTAG
- the hisC gene encoding histidinol-phosphate transaminase, which translates to MTGPKPLSNILAITPYKGGQKLDHGWKLSSNENPLGCSDKAVEALTKAAQHLELYPDGSAFALRQAIGAKYDIDPDHIVCGAGSDEIFQLLGRAYLQPGDEVLQSAHGFLVYSLVAQQAGAKLISAPEKDLRTDVDAMLERVTDKTKIVFLANPNNPTGSYIPYSEVKRLHAGLREDILLVLDGAYAEYVQQDDYDDGMEMARDYPNVLMTRTFSKIHGLAGLRLGWAYGPESIIDAVHRVRGPFNVTSVAQAACLAALNDDAFVAKSLAHNNGELDRLKPALEEMGFKVFPSVANFLLIDFGSEKRAEEADVFLRSKGIVIRDMKAYGLAHCMRLSIGTTEANDDVLAAFNDFAKAS; encoded by the coding sequence ATGACCGGGCCAAAGCCACTTTCGAACATTCTCGCGATCACCCCGTACAAAGGTGGCCAGAAGCTCGACCATGGCTGGAAGCTATCGTCAAACGAGAACCCACTTGGCTGCAGCGACAAGGCCGTCGAAGCCCTGACCAAGGCGGCCCAGCATCTTGAGCTTTATCCGGATGGCTCTGCTTTCGCACTGCGTCAGGCGATTGGTGCGAAATATGACATCGATCCGGACCACATCGTCTGCGGTGCAGGCTCTGACGAGATTTTCCAGCTGCTTGGCCGTGCCTATCTGCAGCCTGGCGACGAAGTGCTGCAATCGGCACATGGCTTCCTCGTCTACAGCCTCGTGGCCCAGCAAGCTGGCGCCAAACTGATCAGCGCGCCTGAAAAGGATTTGCGCACCGACGTTGATGCCATGCTGGAGCGCGTGACCGACAAGACGAAGATCGTCTTCTTGGCCAACCCGAACAATCCAACCGGCAGCTACATTCCCTATAGCGAAGTCAAACGCCTGCACGCGGGCCTGCGCGAGGACATCCTTCTGGTCCTCGATGGCGCCTATGCCGAGTACGTCCAGCAGGACGATTATGACGACGGCATGGAAATGGCGCGCGATTATCCAAATGTGCTGATGACTCGCACCTTCTCCAAGATCCACGGTCTTGCAGGCCTCCGCCTCGGTTGGGCCTATGGGCCGGAAAGCATCATCGATGCGGTGCACCGTGTACGCGGGCCGTTCAACGTGACGTCGGTGGCGCAGGCCGCCTGCCTTGCCGCACTGAATGACGATGCCTTCGTCGCCAAATCCCTCGCTCACAATAATGGCGAACTGGATCGCCTGAAGCCCGCCCTCGAAGAGATGGGCTTCAAGGTCTTCCCGAGCGTCGCGAACTTCCTGCTCATCGATTTCGGAAGCGAGAAGCGCGCCGAGGAAGCCGACGTCTTCCTGCGCTCCAAGGGCATCGTGATCCGCGACATGAAGGCTTACGGCCTCGCCCATTGCATGCGCCTTTCGATCGGCACGACGGAAGCCAATGATGATGTGCTGGCCGCCTTCAACGACTTCGCGAAGGCCAGCTAG
- a CDS encoding glucose 1-dehydrogenase yields the protein MANRFEGRVVCITGAAKGIGRQAALSFAEEGATIVATDIEAEASKALVAEIEGSGGKASFIEHDVTSEDAWIDVIASVRSNHGKLDVLINNAGIGMTGLVHEMDLDLWRKMMAVNVDGVFLGVKHALPLMREAGSGNIINVSSVAGIRSTANFSCYCATKAAVKSFTKSVALECAEAKDGIRVNSIHPGIISTAIWDTLIGTEESTSSNMPREATLAGMTSEAVPFGRTGTIQEIVNGMLFLASDESSYMHGAELVLDGGLTAG from the coding sequence ATGGCAAACAGGTTCGAAGGCCGCGTGGTCTGTATCACGGGTGCGGCGAAGGGCATTGGCCGTCAGGCGGCGCTGAGCTTTGCAGAAGAAGGCGCGACCATCGTCGCCACCGACATTGAGGCAGAGGCTAGCAAGGCGCTCGTCGCCGAGATCGAGGGCTCTGGCGGCAAGGCGAGCTTCATCGAACATGACGTGACGAGCGAAGACGCCTGGATCGACGTCATCGCCTCTGTGCGATCCAATCACGGCAAGCTGGATGTCCTCATCAACAATGCGGGTATCGGCATGACGGGGCTCGTCCATGAGATGGACCTCGACCTCTGGCGCAAGATGATGGCGGTAAATGTCGACGGCGTCTTTCTTGGCGTGAAGCATGCCCTGCCGCTGATGCGTGAAGCGGGCAGCGGCAACATCATCAATGTCTCATCGGTGGCCGGCATCCGCTCAACGGCGAACTTCTCCTGCTATTGCGCGACAAAGGCCGCGGTGAAGAGCTTTACCAAATCTGTCGCGCTGGAGTGCGCCGAAGCCAAGGACGGCATCCGCGTCAATTCAATCCATCCGGGCATCATCTCCACCGCGATCTGGGACACGCTGATCGGCACCGAAGAGAGCACGTCGAGCAATATGCCGCGCGAGGCAACGCTTGCTGGCATGACGAGCGAAGCTGTTCCCTTTGGTCGTACTGGCACCATTCAGGAAATCGTCAACGGCATGCTGTTCCTTGCCTCCGACGAGAGCAGCTATATGCACGGCGCCGAGCTAGTTCTGGATGGCGGCCTGACGGCGGGGTGA
- a CDS encoding N-acyl homoserine lactonase family protein, with amino-acid sequence MKILPLVSLGALALAMSACSPTEAPADETAPPAPAEGDVSGDMDTAAGETPAYTMASEPAEELQLIKLDCGTIYVSDLNIFSVEGDYAGQTDTFTDTCWLVRHPDGDLLWDLGLPGELVEAGEQTQDVFTVSLEKTISDQLIEMGLGMSDVEMVAISHSHFDHVGQAGDIDPSTTWLVNETEYGFMFPDAGAESEAEGQSESQFPAFEGLTRETIGDNHDVFGDGSVIIMETPGHTPGHSSLLVNLPETGPVFLTGDLYHREESREGERVPAFNTDVEQTRASMAEFEARAAELGARVIIQHEPADTNDLPDVMR; translated from the coding sequence ATGAAAATACTGCCACTCGTTTCACTCGGCGCGCTCGCACTGGCGATGAGCGCCTGTTCTCCGACAGAGGCACCGGCGGATGAGACCGCGCCGCCCGCTCCGGCCGAAGGCGACGTATCCGGCGACATGGACACGGCTGCTGGCGAAACGCCTGCCTACACGATGGCATCCGAACCGGCTGAAGAGCTGCAGCTGATCAAGCTCGATTGCGGCACGATCTACGTCTCCGATCTCAACATCTTCTCGGTCGAAGGCGATTATGCGGGTCAGACGGACACCTTCACCGATACGTGCTGGCTAGTCCGCCACCCGGACGGCGACCTGCTCTGGGATCTCGGTCTTCCGGGTGAACTGGTTGAGGCCGGAGAGCAGACACAGGACGTTTTCACCGTATCGCTTGAGAAGACGATTTCCGACCAGCTCATCGAAATGGGCCTTGGCATGTCGGACGTGGAAATGGTTGCCATCTCGCACAGCCATTTCGATCATGTCGGTCAGGCAGGTGATATCGACCCGTCCACGACATGGCTCGTCAATGAAACCGAATACGGCTTCATGTTCCCGGATGCTGGCGCGGAAAGCGAAGCTGAGGGCCAGTCAGAGAGCCAGTTCCCGGCCTTTGAAGGCCTGACGCGCGAGACGATTGGCGACAATCACGACGTTTTCGGCGATGGCTCTGTGATCATCATGGAAACGCCGGGTCACACGCCGGGCCATTCCTCACTTCTGGTGAACCTGCCGGAAACCGGGCCTGTCTTCCTGACCGGTGACCTCTATCACCGCGAAGAAAGCCGCGAGGGTGAGCGCGTGCCAGCCTTCAACACCGATGTTGAACAGACGCGCGCCTCCATGGCCGAGTTCGAAGCCCGCGCCGCAGAGCTTGGGGCCCGTGTGATCATCCAGCACGAACCAGCCGACACGAACGATCTTCCAGACGTGATGCGGTAA
- the hisI gene encoding phosphoribosyl-AMP cyclohydrolase, whose protein sequence is MTDFQPPLSGSAQDEAKELRPKFNSDGLIPAVAQDSATGDVLMMAWMNEEALRQTIETGEATYFSRSRGKLWRKGETSGNTQTVNDILIDCDQDTILLKVTQKGPACHTDRKSCFYRTVTSGGALSFAE, encoded by the coding sequence ATGACGGACTTCCAACCTCCGCTTTCCGGCTCTGCGCAGGACGAAGCAAAGGAGCTGCGGCCCAAATTCAATTCCGATGGCCTCATCCCCGCCGTGGCGCAGGATAGCGCGACAGGCGACGTGCTGATGATGGCCTGGATGAATGAGGAGGCGCTGCGCCAGACCATCGAGACAGGCGAAGCGACGTATTTCTCCCGCTCGCGCGGCAAGCTGTGGCGCAAGGGGGAGACCTCCGGCAATACGCAGACCGTGAACGACATTCTCATCGATTGTGATCAGGATACGATCCTCCTGAAAGTGACCCAGAAGGGGCCTGCATGTCACACTGACCGGAAATCTTGCTTCTATCGCACGGTCACTTCCGGCGGCGCGCTATCTTTCGCTGAATAG
- a CDS encoding class I SAM-dependent methyltransferase translates to MRQRASDLENFYASSLGETACYLLLRRLNDLWGDCANQTVLGMGYAHPLLAGLSLTAKSAVAVTPHLGAASYWAGTDRGVSACISEEDRLPFADGSFDRVILLHAVEEAESPRAVMREAWRVLTPEGRALIIVANRKGLWSLSEGTPFGHGRPWTRRQLIQWLNDHLFQVTASTTALHLPPVNWRFLTHAADGFENFGSLAVPGLGGAVMVEAIKHLYAKPGGGAAAPVTGLATGRKGVAQLPRNEAARSDGQKVEISHVDRPVTSRFHHQC, encoded by the coding sequence ATGAGACAGCGCGCGAGCGATCTTGAGAATTTCTACGCCTCCAGCCTCGGGGAGACGGCCTGCTATCTGTTGCTGCGGCGGCTGAATGATCTCTGGGGCGACTGCGCAAACCAGACTGTTCTTGGCATGGGATATGCCCATCCGCTGCTCGCAGGACTGTCGCTGACGGCAAAGTCCGCCGTCGCGGTAACCCCGCATCTTGGTGCTGCGAGTTACTGGGCTGGCACTGACCGGGGCGTTTCCGCGTGTATTTCAGAAGAAGACCGGCTGCCCTTTGCTGATGGTTCATTCGACCGGGTCATCCTGCTGCATGCCGTCGAAGAAGCCGAAAGCCCCCGCGCCGTCATGCGCGAAGCGTGGCGCGTACTAACGCCCGAAGGCCGCGCGCTGATCATTGTGGCGAACCGCAAGGGCCTCTGGTCGCTCAGCGAAGGCACACCTTTCGGGCATGGCCGCCCCTGGACACGCCGGCAGCTGATCCAGTGGCTGAACGATCATCTCTTTCAGGTCACGGCCAGTACGACAGCGCTGCACCTGCCGCCCGTCAACTGGCGTTTCCTGACCCATGCCGCTGATGGATTTGAGAATTTTGGCAGTCTTGCTGTGCCCGGCCTTGGCGGCGCTGTCATGGTTGAGGCGATCAAGCACCTCTACGCAAAACCCGGCGGCGGGGCCGCTGCCCCGGTGACAGGGCTGGCAACCGGGCGCAAAGGTGTGGCACAGTTGCCTAGAAATGAGGCAGCGCGTTCCGACGGCCAGAAAGTCGAAATTTCTCACGTTGACCGGCCAGTCACGTCACGCTTTCATCATCAATGTTGA
- the gloB gene encoding hydroxyacylglutathione hydrolase, with the protein MIEIHQFPCLKDNYGFLAHDTKSGMTVAIDTPDGEKYLAEAESLGWTIDEIWNTHWHPDHAGGNELIKKATGCRILGPAGEAEKIPGIDQPLAGGDKASLGDMEVVIVDVPGHTLGHIAYHIPEARTAFVGDALFALGCGRVFEGDAKMMWASLSRLKLLPAETVIYCAHEYTQANARFALSVDPSNPALTSYAQEVEMKRQRGEWTVPTVLSRELEANPFLRADDAALQAAMGHAGDPVATFAEIRARKDSF; encoded by the coding sequence ATGATCGAAATTCACCAGTTTCCATGCCTGAAAGACAATTACGGCTTTCTTGCGCACGACACCAAATCCGGCATGACCGTGGCTATCGACACGCCGGATGGAGAGAAATACCTCGCCGAGGCCGAGAGCCTTGGCTGGACCATTGACGAGATCTGGAACACGCACTGGCATCCAGATCATGCCGGCGGCAATGAGCTGATCAAGAAAGCGACCGGCTGCCGCATCCTTGGCCCGGCAGGTGAGGCGGAAAAGATCCCCGGCATCGACCAGCCCCTGGCCGGCGGCGACAAGGCTAGTCTCGGTGACATGGAAGTCGTGATCGTTGACGTGCCCGGCCACACGCTCGGCCACATTGCCTATCATATCCCTGAAGCGCGGACCGCCTTTGTCGGTGATGCGCTCTTCGCGCTCGGTTGTGGGCGCGTCTTTGAGGGCGATGCGAAGATGATGTGGGCGAGCCTGTCGCGCCTCAAATTGCTTCCGGCCGAGACCGTCATCTATTGCGCGCATGAGTATACGCAGGCCAATGCCCGCTTTGCGCTCAGCGTTGATCCGTCCAACCCGGCGCTGACTTCCTATGCGCAGGAAGTCGAGATGAAGCGCCAGCGCGGTGAATGGACTGTGCCGACCGTCCTCTCGCGAGAGCTTGAGGCCAATCCGTTCCTGCGGGCAGACGATGCCGCGCTGCAGGCCGCCATGGGCCATGCAGGCGACCCTGTCGCGACCTTTGCGGAAATCCGCGCGCGCAAGGACAGTTTCTGA
- a CDS encoding CoA transferase, which yields MTDQKSPLAGLRVIELGQLIAGPFCAQLLGDFGAEVIKIEAPDAPDPARGWGAAKKDGHSLFWPIIARNKKSLTLNLREPEGQALLKQLSATADVLVENFRPGTLERWGLGPDVLHALNPRLVIARISGYGQTGPESAKAGYASVGEAKGGLRYMIGEPDRLPARAGVSLGDTMTGTFAALGTMMALFARERTGRGQVVDAAIYESVMAFIESIIPEYALAGQIRERTGPILPRVAPSGVYPCADGMVIIGANQDTLFKRLAGMIGADWADDPRFATHDGRGDNQHELDEKIAAWTGERTVDDVLSQCEANGVPCGPVNTAREMLEDAHIKAREAIIRVAHPMLGEVPMQGVFPKLSDTPGKVDHAGPALGADTASILTSIGVDVSEQARLREKGII from the coding sequence ATGACAGATCAAAAATCACCCCTTGCCGGCCTTCGCGTGATCGAGCTTGGCCAGCTGATCGCCGGACCGTTCTGTGCGCAGCTGCTCGGCGACTTTGGTGCGGAGGTCATCAAGATCGAGGCCCCCGACGCGCCGGACCCGGCGCGCGGTTGGGGCGCGGCAAAGAAGGACGGCCACAGCCTCTTCTGGCCGATCATTGCCCGCAACAAAAAATCCCTGACGCTGAACCTGCGCGAACCGGAAGGCCAGGCACTCTTGAAGCAGCTTTCCGCGACCGCTGACGTGCTGGTCGAGAACTTCCGACCCGGTACGCTGGAGCGCTGGGGGCTTGGCCCGGATGTCCTCCACGCGCTCAATCCGCGCCTCGTGATCGCGCGCATCTCTGGTTATGGTCAGACGGGCCCTGAGAGCGCCAAGGCAGGCTATGCCAGTGTCGGCGAGGCCAAGGGTGGCCTCCGCTACATGATCGGCGAGCCGGACCGCCTGCCAGCGCGCGCCGGTGTCTCTCTCGGCGATACGATGACAGGCACATTTGCGGCGCTCGGCACGATGATGGCGCTGTTCGCGCGAGAGCGGACGGGCAGGGGGCAAGTCGTCGATGCGGCGATCTATGAAAGCGTGATGGCCTTCATTGAAAGCATCATTCCCGAATACGCCTTGGCCGGCCAGATAAGAGAGCGGACGGGCCCCATCCTGCCACGGGTCGCCCCGTCGGGGGTCTATCCCTGCGCAGATGGCATGGTCATCATCGGTGCCAATCAGGACACGCTGTTCAAGCGGCTTGCGGGGATGATCGGCGCCGACTGGGCCGATGATCCGCGGTTTGCCACCCATGATGGGCGCGGTGACAATCAGCATGAGCTTGATGAAAAAATTGCGGCCTGGACGGGTGAGCGCACCGTCGATGATGTTCTCTCTCAGTGCGAGGCGAACGGCGTCCCGTGCGGACCGGTGAACACTGCGCGCGAGATGCTGGAGGATGCCCACATCAAGGCGCGCGAGGCCATCATCAGGGTCGCGCACCCAATGCTGGGCGAAGTTCCGATGCAAGGTGTCTTCCCCAAACTCTCCGATACGCCGGGCAAGGTAGACCATGCCGGTCCGGCGCTTGGTGCCGATACGGCCAGCATCCTGACGTCCATCGGCGTCGACGTATCCGAGCAGGCGCGCCTGCGCGAAAAAGGAATTATCTGA
- a CDS encoding alpha/beta hydrolase encodes MPYIKGADQTDIYVKDWGEGRPVILIHGWPLNADSWEYQAVKLAESGYRVIFYDRRGFGRSEQPWSGYNYDTMSDDLAAIIKELGLKDATLAGFSMAGGEVCRYMSRHDGKGIKQAALISSIAPFMLQTDDNPDGAPADVFEGMKSELRKDRQQFLAGFFKDFYGNGTEAGGVSDEVLHWSWQMAMLASPKATLDCVDAFGKTDLRPDFDAMDVPLLVVHGTGDQTVPLDATGRQAAKLAKNSELKEYDGAPHGLTATHADQLADDLLAFLKS; translated from the coding sequence ATGCCGTATATTAAGGGCGCCGACCAAACCGACATTTATGTAAAGGACTGGGGCGAAGGCCGCCCTGTTATCCTGATCCATGGCTGGCCACTCAACGCAGACAGCTGGGAATACCAGGCCGTTAAGCTGGCTGAATCCGGTTACCGGGTCATTTTCTATGACCGCCGCGGCTTCGGCCGCTCCGAACAGCCATGGAGCGGCTACAACTACGACACAATGTCAGACGACCTTGCCGCCATCATCAAAGAGCTGGGGCTGAAAGATGCAACGCTCGCCGGTTTCTCCATGGCAGGCGGCGAAGTCTGCCGGTACATGTCACGCCACGACGGCAAGGGCATCAAACAGGCGGCGCTCATCTCTTCGATCGCGCCGTTCATGCTGCAGACGGACGACAATCCGGACGGTGCACCCGCTGATGTATTCGAAGGCATGAAATCAGAACTTCGCAAGGACCGTCAGCAATTCCTCGCAGGCTTCTTCAAGGACTTCTACGGAAACGGCACCGAAGCTGGCGGCGTATCAGATGAAGTACTGCACTGGTCGTGGCAGATGGCCATGCTCGCCTCTCCGAAGGCGACGCTCGATTGCGTAGATGCATTTGGCAAGACCGATCTTCGCCCCGACTTTGACGCGATGGACGTTCCGCTGCTGGTGGTGCACGGCACGGGCGACCAGACTGTTCCTCTCGACGCCACGGGCCGGCAGGCGGCGAAACTCGCCAAGAATTCCGAGCTCAAGGAGTATGACGGCGCGCCGCACGGCCTGACCGCAACGCACGCCGATCAGCTGGCGGACGACCTGCTCGCCTTTCTTAAAAGCTGA